The genome window GCTCACATTGAGCGCTACAAGTGCTTGGAGAAAAATGAGGAGCGCGTGCAAGAGATGATTGACATGGGCTGCTACATGCAGATCAATAGTTCCAGTGTTCTCAAGCCTCGCCTCTTTGGGGATGAACAAAAACAACTCAAAAAACGAGCTCGGTACTTCTTAGAAAAAGACTTAGTGCACTTTGTTGCCAGTGATATGCACAATGTGGATAAACGACCGCCTTATATGGCAGAAGCCTATCGCTTGATCAAGGAAGAATACGGAGAACAACGAGCACAAGCTCTCTTTGTCAGCAATCAAGAACTCTTGTTAGCGGATGAATTAATCTAACCAGAAAACAGGTGGAGAGATCCACATGAAGGAGTAATTAGGAAATGAACAATCAAGAAAATCAAGCAGTGGAAATTGATGTTTTCGCTATGCTGAAGACCCTATGGAAACGCAAGTTTTCGATCGTTTTGGTCGCTCTTGTCTTTGCCATTGCAGCATTTGGCTACAGTGCCTTTTTAGCCAAGAAAGAATACCAAAGTACTAGCCGGATCTACGTGGTCAGTCGTCAAAACCAAGACAACAATGCCTTGACAAACTCTGATTTGCAGGCGGGTTCTTACTTGGTGAAAGACTACCGTGAAATCATTCTTTCTCAAAATGTCTTGAGCCAAGCCATCGAAGAATTGAAACTCGATATGACACCTGCTGAGTTGTCGAAAAAGATCAGTGTATCCGTTCCAACAGATACTCGTATCCTTTCGATTACGGCTAAGGACGGAAATCCAAAAGAGGCAGCTCGTATTGCCAATGGCCTTCGGAATGTAGCAGCTGAAAAGATCATTGCTGTGACCAAGGTGTCAGATGTTACGACCTTGGATGAAGCAGAAGTGCCTCAATCACCTTCTTCACCAAATATCCGACGCAATGTCCTTCTTGGCTTCATTGCTGGAGCAGGCCTCATGGTGGTTCTCATGGTCGTAGTAGAAGTCTTGGACGATCGTGTCAAGAGACCAGAAGATATCGAAGAGTTGATGGGCTTAACCTTACTTGGTATTGTGCCAGATATGAAGAAACTGTAGACTGGGGATCGCATGAATACGTTAGAAATTTCAAAAAATAAATTACAAGAAATTCGGAAGGCAGAAGAATACTTCAATGCCCTTGCGACGAATATCCAATTGAGTGGGGTGGACTTAAAAGTCATCGCTATCTCATCTGTTCAAGAAAATGAAGGGAAATCAACCACTTCAACCAACTTGGCCGTTGCCTTTGCGCGTGCGGGTTACAAGACCCTCTTGGTCGACTGTGATATCCGGAACTCTGTCATGACAGGGATTTTCCGTAGTCGGGATAAGATCCAAGGCTTGACTGACTTCTTATCTGGTCGTAGCCAATTGGACCAAATCTTGTATGCGACTGATTTTCCAAACTTGGATATCATCGAGTCTGGACAGGTCGCGCCAAACCCAACAGGTCTCTTGCAAAGCAAGAACTTCACTGTCATGATGGATGCCTTGCGTGAGCATTTTGACTACATCATTGTCGATACGCCTCCAATCGGGGTCGTGATCGATGCGGCCATTATCGCCCAACGCTGTGATGGAACTGTCTTGATCACAGAATCTGGTGCCAATGGACGCAAGGCTGTCCAAAAGGCCAAGGACCAATTAGAACAAACAGGCACACCTTTCTTGGGAGTGGTGCTTAATAAATTTAACATTAAAGCTGCTGAGTATGGTTCATACGGTGGATATGGATCTTACGGAGAGTACGGGAAAAAGTAAAGAATAGGATTGAGGGAAAATGGGAGAAGAAAGAATCGAACTGGAA of Streptococcus sp. S5 contains these proteins:
- a CDS encoding Wzz/FepE/Etk N-terminal domain-containing protein; translation: MNNQENQAVEIDVFAMLKTLWKRKFSIVLVALVFAIAAFGYSAFLAKKEYQSTSRIYVVSRQNQDNNALTNSDLQAGSYLVKDYREIILSQNVLSQAIEELKLDMTPAELSKKISVSVPTDTRILSITAKDGNPKEAARIANGLRNVAAEKIIAVTKVSDVTTLDEAEVPQSPSSPNIRRNVLLGFIAGAGLMVVLMVVVEVLDDRVKRPEDIEELMGLTLLGIVPDMKKL
- a CDS encoding tyrosine-protein kinase produces the protein MNTLEISKNKLQEIRKAEEYFNALATNIQLSGVDLKVIAISSVQENEGKSTTSTNLAVAFARAGYKTLLVDCDIRNSVMTGIFRSRDKIQGLTDFLSGRSQLDQILYATDFPNLDIIESGQVAPNPTGLLQSKNFTVMMDALREHFDYIIVDTPPIGVVIDAAIIAQRCDGTVLITESGANGRKAVQKAKDQLEQTGTPFLGVVLNKFNIKAAEYGSYGGYGSYGEYGKK